The Pelagibius sp. CAU 1746 genomic sequence GCGCCGCCGGCCCAAGGCCGCCAAGCCGACCCGCCACGCGGTGGCTTTCTGGCTGCAGGCGCCCGACGGCGCGCTGCTGCTGCGCCGACGCCCGGAGAAGGGCTTGCTGGGCGGCATGATGGAGGTGCCTTCGACCGACTGGCGCGAGGCGACCTGGGAGCAGAGGTCCGCCCGCGCCGCCGCACCGCTGGAGACCGAGTGGCGGGAACTGCCGGGCCTGGTGCGCCACACCTTCACTCACTTCCATTTCGAGGTGACGGTCTGGGCCGGGCAGGCGGCGGGGCGCGCCGAAATGGAAGCCGCCCAGGCGCAGGGCCGCTGGGTGGCCCTGGATGCCTTGGCCGACGAAGCCCTGCCCACGGTGATGCGCAAGGTCATCGACCACGGACTCCTCCACGCCGACGCCGTAAGAGATGGCCGTAAGAGATGACTGAGTCCGCCGCTTCCGCCAGCGGGTCCCTGGCCGAGACCAGGGGGCTGCTGCTCGGCTTCGTCGGCGTGGCGCTGTTCAGCCTCACCTTGCCGATGACGCGCCTGGCCATGGCCGACAGCGATCCGGTGGTCTTCGGCCTGGGGCGCTCCCTGCTGGCCGGAGCCGTGGCCGCGGCGATCCTGCTGGCGACCCGCCAGCGCCTGCCGCGCGGGCGCGAATGGCGCGGCCTCGCCGTGGTCGCTGCCGGGGTGGTCTTCGGGTTCCCGCTGCTCTCGGCCTGGGGTATGCAGCGGGTGCCGGCGGCGCATGGCGGCGTGGTGCTGGGCGTCCTGCCGCTGGTGACGGTGGCGGCCGGCGCGGTGCTGCTGCGCGAGCGGCCCTCCCTCGAATTCTGGCTGGTCTCGCTCCTCGGCGGCGCGGCGGTGGTGGCCTTCTCCCTGCTGCGCGGCGGCGGCAGCCTGGGCGTCGGACACCTGGCGTTGCTCGCCTCGGTGGTCTGCGCGGCGGTGGGCTATGCCGAGGGAGCGCGTCTCACCCGCAGCCTCGGCGGCTGGCAGGTGATCTGCTGGGCCCTGGTGATCTCCTTTCCTCTGCTGCTCGTTACCGTCGCGCCGGCTGCCCTGGCGCAGGGCCTGCCCGGCTCGCCGCAGAGCTGGGGCGCCTTTCTCTATGTGGCACTCTTCAGCCAGCTTCT encodes the following:
- a CDS encoding DMT family transporter translates to MTESAASASGSLAETRGLLLGFVGVALFSLTLPMTRLAMADSDPVVFGLGRSLLAGAVAAAILLATRQRLPRGREWRGLAVVAAGVVFGFPLLSAWGMQRVPAAHGGVVLGVLPLVTVAAGAVLLRERPSLEFWLVSLLGGAAVVAFSLLRGGGSLGVGHLALLASVVCAAVGYAEGARLTRSLGGWQVICWALVISFPLLLVTVAPAALAQGLPGSPQSWGAFLYVALFSQLLGFFAWNRGLALGGVARVSQVQLLQTFLTIAASALLLGEAVDATTLGFAVFVVASVAFGRLMPVKR